The Daucus carota subsp. sativus chromosome 7, DH1 v3.0, whole genome shotgun sequence genome window below encodes:
- the LOC108193401 gene encoding PI-PLC X domain-containing protein At5g67130-like isoform X2 has protein sequence MLDCIVSLVLKVSVARNVLDQLLLTPSNSWFGPECVVNFNSKQMIQQMKGQICDIEQNNSLPFNKYSFLTSHNAFAIDDEPSHTGTPRITTTNQEDTITQQLNNGVRALMLDTYDFEGSVWLCHSFGGKCRDFTAFEPAIDTLKEIEAFLSANPSEIVTLILEDYVTTPKGLTKVFTDAGLMKYWFPVAKMPQNGQDWPLVRDMVARNQRLIVFTSIEIKQQSEGIAYQWNFMVENKYGDDGMKKGSCSNREESSSLNDKSKSLVLVNYFRSVSVKVLACGQNSQNLIDMLQTCYGAAGNRWANFVTVDYYKRSEGGGAFQAVDRLNGELLCGCNSVQACKDGSSTCTRRGG, from the exons ATGCTGGACTGTATTGTTTCTCTTGTCCTCAAGGTTTCCGTGGCAAGAAATGTGTTAGATCAGCTCCTGCTAACCCCTTCAAACTCCTG GTTTGGACCAGAATGTGTGGTAAACTTTAACAGTAAACAAATGATTCAACAAATGAAGGGGCAAATTTGCGATATTGAACAG AATAATTCCCTGCCTTTTAACAAATATTCATTTTTGACGAGTCATAATGCCTTCGCCATTGATGATGAGCCATCTCATACTGGAACTCCAAGAATTACCACAACAAATCAAGAGGATACTATTACTCAGCAGCTCAAT AATGGTGTTCGAGCATTAATGCTTGACACATACGATTTTGAGGGATCTGTGTGGCTTTGTCATTCTTTTGGAGGGAAATGTCGCGATTTTACAGCATTT GAACCGGCCATAGACACTTTAAAGGAAATTGAAGCTTTTTTATCTGCGAATCCATCAGAAATTGTCACATTGATTCTAGAAGACTATGTCACAACCCCAAAAGGATTGACAAAGGTGTTCACAGACGCAGGGTTGATGAAGTATTGGTTTCCCGTAGCAAAGATGCCACAAAATGGTCAAGACTGGCCGCTGGTCAGAGACATGGTTGCACGAAACCAAAGGCTAATAGTGTTTACTTCAATCGAAATCAAGCAACAAAGTGAAGGGATTGCTTATCAGTGGAACTTCATGGTTGAAAACAAAT ATGGAGATGATGGGATGAAAAAAGGAAGCTGCTCAAACCGAGAGGAGTCCTCGTCACTTAATGACAAGAGCAAATCACTGGTTCTGGTTAATTACTTCAGGTCTGTATCAGTCAAAGTATTAGCATGTGGGCAGAACTCTCAAAACTTGATTGACATGCTTCAAACTTGTTATGGTGCTGCTGGAAATCGATGGGCCAACTTTGTTACAGTTGATTATTACAAG AGAAGTGAAGGAGGAGGAGCATTTCAAGCTGTAGACAGACTGAATGGGGAGCTACTATGTGGCTGCAATAGTGTGCAGGCTTGCAAG GATGGATCAAGTACATGTACCCGCAGAGGAGGGTGA
- the LOC108196160 gene encoding protein COBRA, translating to MGFCLRSLPQFTAYAISLVLFLSAFTFTSTEAYDPLDPNGNLTIKWDVISWTPDGYVAIVTMFNFQQYRHIQAPGWTLGWTWAKKEVIWSMVGAQTTEQGDCSKYKGNVPHCCKKDPTVVDLLPGTPYNQQIANCCKGGVLNSWVQDPSNAASSFQVSVGGAGTTNKTVKVPKNFTLKAPGPGYTCGPAKIVKPTKYVTADGRRVTQVMMTWNITCTYSQFLAQKTPTCCVSLSSFYNETIVPCPTCTCGCQNNSTHPGSCVDKKSPYLASVVSSPSKNNYAPLVQCTSHMCPIRVHWHVKLNYKDYWRVKVTVTNFNYRMNYTQWNMVVQHPNFDNLTQIFSFNYKPLTPYAAINDTAMLWGVKFYNDFLSQAGPLGNVQSELLFRKDSSTFTFEKGWAFPRRIYFNGDNCVMPPPDSYPYLPNASSRQQISLLTLMVTLFSSLAFYFAYV from the exons ATGGGGTTTTGTCTGAGATCTCTTCCACAATTTACAGCTTATGCCATttcacttgtgcttttcctctCTGCCTTCACCTTTACTTCAACAG AAGCATATGATCCGCTTGATCCAAATGGGAATCTTACGATTAAATGGGATGTCATAAGCTGGACACCTGATGGATACGTG GCTATTGTTACAATGTTCAACTTCCAGCAATATCGTCATATTCAAGCACCAGGATGGACTTTAGGTTGGACGTGGGCTAAAAAGGAAGTAATATGGAGCATGGTGGGTGCTCAAACAACAGAGCAAGGAGATTGCTCAAAATACAAAGGGAATGTTCCACATTGTTGTAAGAAGGATCCAACGGTTGTCGATCTACTACCTGGAACTCCATACAACCAGCAGATTGCAAATTGCTGCAAGGGAGGAGTACTTAACTCATGGGTCCAAGACCCATCCAATGCTGCAAGCTCATTCCAGGTTAGTGTTGGTGGAGCTGGAACTACCAACAAAACAGTTAAGGTGCCTAAGAACTTCACATTGAAAGCACCGGGGCCTGGCTATACATGTGGACCAGCCAAAATCGTCAAGCCAACTAAATATGTTACAGCAGATGGAAGGAGAGTGACACAAGTCATGA TGACATGGAATATTACATGCACATACTCACAGTTCCTGGCTCAGAAAACTCCGACTTGCTGTGTTTCTCTGTCATCTTTCTACAATGAAACTATTGTACCTTGCCCTACATGTACCTGTGGCTGCCAAAACAATAGTACTCATCCAGGCAGCTGCGTAGA CAAGAAGTCTCCATATTTAGCCTCCGTTGTTTCGAGCCCTAGCAAGAACAACTATGCACCTCTGGTTCAGTGCACAAGTCACATGTGTCCAATCCGAGTCCATTGGCATGTAAAACTCAACTACAAGGACTACTGGAGGGTGAAGGTTACAGTTACGAACTTTAATTACCGGATGAACTATACACAGTGGAACATGGTTGTCCAACATCCGAACTTCGACAACCTTACTCAGATATTCAGCTTCAATTATAAACCATTAACTCCTTATGCAGCAATTA ATGATACAGCTATGTTATGGGGTGTTAAGTTTTATAACGACTTTCTCTCGCAAGCTGGCCCACTGGGGAATGTCCAGTCAGAACTACTCTTCCGGAAAGATTCATCGACTTTTACTTTTGAAAAGGGCTGGGCTTTTCCTCGAAGAATCTACTTTAATGGTGACAATTGTGTCATGCCACCTCCCGACTCTTATCCATATTTGCCAAATGCCAGTTCAAGGCAACAAATCTCGTTACTCACTCTGATGGTTACACTGTTCTCATCACTGGCTTTCTACTTCGCATACGTTTGA
- the LOC108195131 gene encoding protein COBRA: MGICWRSLPHFTAHVILLVLFFSTFTSSEAYDPLDPFGNITIKWDVVSWTPDGYVAVVTMFNFQQFRHIQEPGWTLGWTWAKKEVIWSMVGAQTTEQGNCSKYKDYVPHSCMKNPKVVDLLPGTPYNQQIANCCKGGLLSSLLQDPSNAASSFQLSVGESGSNNKTVRVPKNFTLEAPGPGYICGPAKIVKPTKFISADGRRMTRAMMTWNVTCTYSQFLAQKTPACCVSLSSFYNETIVPCPSCSCGCKNNGSLSGSCLDQKSAYIASPSKNNTAPLVQCTSHMCPVQVHWHLKLNDKGHWRANVSVTNFNYRMNYTQWNMVVQHPNFVNMTQIFSFNYKLLAPSEYINDTAMLWGIKRRNDNLLQASQHGLGNVESDIIFRKDSSTFTFEKGWAFPRRIYFNGDPCVMPSLDSYPYLPPDNSSPITSSRNTISPPASSPNRSSRQEILAFTLMIALVSYLLFCFAYV, translated from the exons ATGGGAATTTGTTGGAGATCGCTTCCACATTTTACAGCTCATGTCATTCTACTTGTTTTGTTCTTCTCTACCTTCACTTCATCAG AAGCATACGATCCACTTGATCCATTTGGAAATATTACGATTAAATGGGATGTAGTAAGCTGGACACCTGATGGATATGTG GCTGTTGTTACAATGTTCAACTTCCAGCAATTTCGCCATATTCAAGAACCTGGCTGGACATTGGGATGGACATGGGCGAAAAAAGAAGTCATATGGAGCATGGTGGGTGCTCAGACAACGGAGCAGGGGAATTGCTCAAAATATAAAGATTATGTTCCACATAGTTGTATGAAGAATCCAAAAGTTGTAGATTTACTACCTGGAACTCCATACAATCAGCAGATTGCAAATTGCTGCAAGGGAGGACTACTTAGCTCATTGCTACAAGACCCATCAAATGCTGCAAGCTCATTCCAGCTTAGTGTTGGTGAATCAGGAAGCAACAATAAAACTGTCAGGGTGCCTAAAAACTTCACTCTGGAAGCTCCAGGGCCTGGCTATATATGCGGACCTGCCAAAATCGTCAAGCCAACTAAATTTATTTCAGCAGATGGAAGGAGAATGACTCGAGCTATGA TGACGTGGAATGTTACATGCACATATTCACAGTTCCTGGCTCAGAAAACTCCCGCTTGCTGTGTTTCTCTGTCGTCTTTCTACAATGAAACTATTGTCCCCTGCCCTTCATGTTCCTGTGGCTGCAAAAACAATGGTTCCCTTTCAGGGAGCTGCTTAGA CCAAAAGTCTGCATACATCGCGAGTCCTAGCAAGAACAACACTGCACCTCTGGTTCAGTGCACAAGTCATATGTGTCCAGTCCAAGTCCACTGGCATCTAAAGCTCAATGACAAAGGCCACTGGAGGGCTAATGTTTCCGTTACAAACTTTAATTACCGGATGAACTACACACAGTGGAACATGGTTGTTCAACATCCCAACTTTGTCAACATGACTCAAATATTCAGCTTCAATTACAAACTGTTAGCGCCGTCTGAATACATTA ATGATACAGCTATGTTATGGGGTATTAAGAGACGTAACGACAATCTCTTGCAAGCCAGCCAACACGGACTAGGGAATGTTGAGTCAGATATTATCTTCAGAAAAGATTCATCAACTTTTACTTTCGAAAAGGGTTGGGCTTTCCCTCGAAGAATCTACTTCAATGGTGATCCTTGTGTGATGCCATCTCTTGATTCTTATCCATATTTGCCACCAGATAACAGTTCACCAATTACCAGTTCGCGAAATACCATTTCACCACCTGCAAGTTCACCAAATAGGAGCTCACGGCAAGAGATCTTGGCATTTACACTGATGATTGCGCTAGTCTCATATTTGCTGTTCTGCTTTGCTTATGTCTGA
- the LOC108196161 gene encoding COBRA-like protein 4 — protein sequence MRTIFSALSIVVLFACAAAYDPLDPTGNITIKWDVMSWTPDGYVAMVTMNNFQMYRHIMSPGWTMGWTWAKKEVIWSMVGSQTTEQGDCSKFKGNIPHCCKKTPTVVDLLPGVPYNQQINNCCKGGVLAAWGQDPASAVSAFQVSVGQGGTSNRTVKLPRNFTLLGPGPGYTCGPAKIVPPTNFLTSDRRRKTQALMTWNVTCTYSQFLARKHPSCCVSFSSFYNETITPCPSCACGCENKRNKCVKSDSKLLSVVGVNTPRKDNSPLLQCTHHMCPVRVHWHVKANYKDYWRVKLALTNFNYRLNYTLWTLVVQHPNLNNVTQVFSFDYKPIVPYQSVNDTGMFYGTKFYNDQLMEAGPFGNVQSEVLLQKDQNTFTFKQGWAFPRKVYFNGEECMLPPPDTYPFLPNSANGNLIGYSTLIIWAVFLLFIMH from the exons ATGAGAACCATCTTCTCCGCTCTCTCCATTGTCGTGCTCTTTGCCTGTGCAG CTGCCTATGATCCCCTGGACCCAACTGGAAACATAACGATCAAATGGGATGTAATGTCATGGACTCCAGACGGCTATGTT GCAATGGTGACTATGAACAACTTCCAAATGTACAGGCACATTATGAGCCCTGGTTGGACTATGGGGTGGACATGGGCCAAGAAGGAAGTAATATGGTCGATGGTAGGGTCTCAGACGACAGAACAAGGAGACTGCTCTAAGTTTAAGGGAAACATTCCGCACTGCTGCAAGAAAACACCCACTGTTGTAGACCTGCTACCTGGTGTCCCTTACAACCAACAAATCAATAACTGCTGCAAAGGCGGGGTCTTGGCCGCATGGGGGCAAGATCCAGCATCTGCTGTCTCGGCCTTCCAGGTGAGTGTCGGTCAGGGGGGCACTTCAAACAGGACGGTAAAGCTACCTAGGAATTTCACATTACTCGGTCCAGGACCAGGCTACACTTGTGGCCCTGCTAAGATTGTCCCTCCCACCAATTTTCTCACTTCTGATCGTCGAAGGAAAACTCAGGCCCTCA TGACTTGGAACGTGACATGCACTTATTCACAATTTCTAGCGAGAAAACACCCATCCTGTTGCGTTTCCTTCTCATCTTTCTACAATGAGACCATAACTCCTTGCCCTAGCTGCGCATGTGGTTgtgaaaacaaaagaaacaaatgCGTCAA GAGTGATTCTAAACTACTGAGTGTGGTTGGGGTAAACACTCCAAGAAAAGACAACTCTCCATTGTTACAATGCACACATCACATGTGCCCGGTCCGAGTACACTGGCATGTCAAAGCCAACTATAAGGACTACTGGCGGGTGAAGCTTGCGTTAACAAACTTCAACTACCGGTTGAACTACACATTGTGGACTCTTGTTGTTCAGCATCCAAATCTGAACAACGTAACTCAAGTTTTCAGCTTTGATTATAAACCTATAGTGCCCTACCAGTCTGTCA ATGACACAGGTATGTTCTATGGCACAAAGTTCTACAATGATCAACTAATGGAAGCAGGACCCTTCGGAAATGTACAGTCTGAGGTGCTTCTTCAGAAAGACCAGAACACATTTACCTTTAAACAAGGATGGGCGTTTCCGAGGAAAGTCTACTTCAATGGTGAAGAATGCATGCTGCCACCACCAGATACGTACCCATTTCTACCAAATTCTGCAAATGGAAATCTAATTGGTTACTCCACACTTATTATTTGGGCAGTTTTCTTATTGTTTATCATGCATTGA
- the LOC108193401 gene encoding PI-PLC X domain-containing protein At5g67130-like isoform X1 — protein sequence MGLVKVSWLVLLSLSLTLNISTCSKLLEKCSKDSDCDAGLYCFSCPQGFRGKKCVRSAPANPFKLLNNSLPFNKYSFLTSHNAFAIDDEPSHTGTPRITTTNQEDTITQQLNNGVRALMLDTYDFEGSVWLCHSFGGKCRDFTAFEPAIDTLKEIEAFLSANPSEIVTLILEDYVTTPKGLTKVFTDAGLMKYWFPVAKMPQNGQDWPLVRDMVARNQRLIVFTSIEIKQQSEGIAYQWNFMVENKYGDDGMKKGSCSNREESSSLNDKSKSLVLVNYFRSVSVKVLACGQNSQNLIDMLQTCYGAAGNRWANFVTVDYYKRSEGGGAFQAVDRLNGELLCGCNSVQACKDGSSTCTRRGG from the exons ATGGGTTTGGTGAAAGTTTCATGGTTGGTTCTACTTTCACTTTCCTTGACTTTAAACATCTCTACATGCAGCAAG CTGCTTGAGAAATGCTCAAAAGATAGTGATTGTGATGCTGGACTGTATTGTTTCTCTTGTCCTCAAGGTTTCCGTGGCAAGAAATGTGTTAGATCAGCTCCTGCTAACCCCTTCAAACTCCTG AATAATTCCCTGCCTTTTAACAAATATTCATTTTTGACGAGTCATAATGCCTTCGCCATTGATGATGAGCCATCTCATACTGGAACTCCAAGAATTACCACAACAAATCAAGAGGATACTATTACTCAGCAGCTCAAT AATGGTGTTCGAGCATTAATGCTTGACACATACGATTTTGAGGGATCTGTGTGGCTTTGTCATTCTTTTGGAGGGAAATGTCGCGATTTTACAGCATTT GAACCGGCCATAGACACTTTAAAGGAAATTGAAGCTTTTTTATCTGCGAATCCATCAGAAATTGTCACATTGATTCTAGAAGACTATGTCACAACCCCAAAAGGATTGACAAAGGTGTTCACAGACGCAGGGTTGATGAAGTATTGGTTTCCCGTAGCAAAGATGCCACAAAATGGTCAAGACTGGCCGCTGGTCAGAGACATGGTTGCACGAAACCAAAGGCTAATAGTGTTTACTTCAATCGAAATCAAGCAACAAAGTGAAGGGATTGCTTATCAGTGGAACTTCATGGTTGAAAACAAAT ATGGAGATGATGGGATGAAAAAAGGAAGCTGCTCAAACCGAGAGGAGTCCTCGTCACTTAATGACAAGAGCAAATCACTGGTTCTGGTTAATTACTTCAGGTCTGTATCAGTCAAAGTATTAGCATGTGGGCAGAACTCTCAAAACTTGATTGACATGCTTCAAACTTGTTATGGTGCTGCTGGAAATCGATGGGCCAACTTTGTTACAGTTGATTATTACAAG AGAAGTGAAGGAGGAGGAGCATTTCAAGCTGTAGACAGACTGAATGGGGAGCTACTATGTGGCTGCAATAGTGTGCAGGCTTGCAAG GATGGATCAAGTACATGTACCCGCAGAGGAGGGTGA